A segment of the Gemmatimonadaceae bacterium genome:
TGACGCTCGCCAAGGCGATCACCGCCCGCGCGATCGCCGACGTGCTGCGCGACGCCACCGGCCTTTCCGTGGCTCCGGTTTTTTGGGCGGCGACCGACGACGCGGATTTCGCCGAGACGGCGAGTGTGTGGGTGAGCACCGAGGCCGGCGCGGACGAGCTGCGGCTCACGCACGCACCGCGAGCGGGAACGCCGATGGCGCTCGCTCCGCTCGACGATTCGATTCGTCCGCTTGCCGAACGTCTTCGAGCCGCGTCGGGATCGGCGGCGCACTCGTCGTACCTCGATGAAGCCGTCGCCGCGTACTCCCGCCCGAACACGATCGGCGGGGCGTACGTCGAGGTGCTGCGCGAGTTGCTCGAGCCGCTCGAGATCGCGGTGCTCGACGCGTCGCACGAAGCGGTCATCGCGCGAGCGCGAGGAATTCTCGTCCAGGCCGCGCAGTCGGCCGAGTCGCTCGCGCTCGCGGTGCACGCGCGGTCCGAGGCGATTCGCGCGGCCGGCTTCCATCCGCAGGTCGAAGAGGTGGCCGGACTCTCGCTGGTCTCGATCACCGAAGATGGTAAGAAGCGGCGGCTGCCGATTCGCGAGGCGGCGGCGCCGAACATTCCGAGGAACGCGCATCTCTCGCCGACCGTGTTGCTCCGTCCGGTGGTCGAGCGGGCGATCCTGCCGACCGCCACCTACATCGGCGGACCCGGAGAGGTCGCGTATTTCGCGCAAGTGAGCGCCGTCGCGGAAACGCTGCGCGCGGCGATTCCGCGGATTGCGCCTCGCTGGTCGACGACGATCGTCGAGCCGCGCGTTCGTAAATGCCTCGACGGGCTCCGGCTGTCGCCCGACGACCTCGCTGACCCCCACGCCGCCGAGACGCGGACGGCGCGCGAGCGCGTCGCGCCCGACGTCGAGGCGGCGATTCAGCTGCTGCGCGCGGATCTGGCGCGCGCGCTCGGCGCGCTCCGCGCCGCCGACAGTCAGTTGCTCTCGCCGCGCGCGCTCGAGGGCGCCCAACGGGGAATCGAACATCGGATCGAGCGCCTCGAGCGGCGGGTGCTCGCCGGCGTGAAGCGGCGTGAGTCGGCGCTGATGCACGACATCGCCGTCGTCCGCGGGTCGCTCTATCCGGGCGGAATTCGACAGGAGCGACGCCAGGCATTCGTGCCCCTGCTCGCGAAGTACGGCCCCGCGCTCGTCGACGAGATGCTGACCGCCGCAAAGGCGCACGCGCGCGGGCTGGTGAACGACGTCACGACGCTCGCCGCGCCGTCCGTAGAAACCGCCGCGAGAGTATGACCGCGGCTGTCCGCGATTCGACGAGCGACGCAGCCGTTCCACCGCCGCGCCGCAGCGGCGGCGCGGCGACGATCGTCGCCACCGGGATCATGCTGTCGCGCGTGTTCGGTCTCGCGCGGCAGACGCTCATGGCGCATTTCCTCGGCGTCAGCGTCGCCGGCGACGCGTTCACGGCGGGGTTCAAGATTCCGCAAATTCTGAACAACCTCTTCGGTGAAGGCGCTCTGTCGGCGTCGTTCATTCCCGTGTATTCGCGGCTCGTCGAGGAGGGCAAGGACGAGGAAGCGGCGCGGCTTGCGGGCGCGATCCTCGGACTGCTGTCGTTCGTGGTCGCAATCGGCGTCCTGGTCGGCGTGCTGATCACTCCATGGCTCATTCCGCTGATCGCGCCGGGGTTCGACCCGGAGCGGCGGGCGCTGACCATCACGCTGGTGAGGATTCTGTTCCCGGGCGCCGGGCTCTTCGTCGTCGCGTCGTGGTGCCTCGGCATCCTGAACAGCCATCGCAAGTTTCTGATT
Coding sequences within it:
- the bshC gene encoding bacillithiol biosynthesis BshC, giving the protein MSRPEVRTESLGGSPLSVAARAGRLPDWYAPLPRDARGWRAHARDVVRDVPSDWLDALSPAFSARGAAAKRLSLSAHGQGIVVTTGQQPGLFGGPIMTLAKAITARAIADVLRDATGLSVAPVFWAATDDADFAETASVWVSTEAGADELRLTHAPRAGTPMALAPLDDSIRPLAERLRAASGSAAHSSYLDEAVAAYSRPNTIGGAYVEVLRELLEPLEIAVLDASHEAVIARARGILVQAAQSAESLALAVHARSEAIRAAGFHPQVEEVAGLSLVSITEDGKKRRLPIREAAAPNIPRNAHLSPTVLLRPVVERAILPTATYIGGPGEVAYFAQVSAVAETLRAAIPRIAPRWSTTIVEPRVRKCLDGLRLSPDDLADPHAAETRTARERVAPDVEAAIQLLRADLARALGALRAADSQLLSPRALEGAQRGIEHRIERLERRVLAGVKRRESALMHDIAVVRGSLYPGGIRQERRQAFVPLLAKYGPALVDEMLTAAKAHARGLVNDVTTLAAPSVETAARV